The sequence TCAATAGCTTGGTATTTTCATGTATCCTAATGTGAGAATCTAACTAACTAAGAGAAGGTAAGAGTGCTCGGTCTATTTACCTTCAACACTGCTTACTAGAGACACTAATTCAACATTCTTGGATTCTAGAGAGTGATCAATAGCTACCTTGGAGTCTAAGCTTTCCCTTGGATGAATCAGACCATTCGGATCAGCTCTAGGCAGCAAAAACAGCAAGCAAAGCAGACTGAGTCTCAGAATATTCCGAATCAAAATAGCTAACCAAAGGTTATCGAACCTTTAAACACTGAAACTTTAATCTTTTCTCTATTACATACTCCATATTCTGTTGACCTGTGTTAATCTAAAGGAGAAAAAAAGGACACATCAATGATTAATAATATATTTGGGATTTATCATTGACTATCTTAAAGTCTTCCCCATGAAAGCATTTTTGTCTCAACCTTGTTGGCATCTAGTTTTGGCTTATTAGCATATTAATCTTCCACTTGGATGCTTTGTAtctgcttttctattttttgcATTTCCTTACCCAAAAGCTTATAAATCATCCATTGCTTATGGATATTACAGATCAACACTGTTTCCAAATTATGATCAAACATGTTAGCTACTTTAGTCTGTTTCCACTTACATAACTGCACAATGGTTTCTTCtctgcttctgcttcttcttACCATTTTCCCTTCAAATGTTGACCCATTACATTTCAATATAATAAATTTCAGTTCTGTTGAGAATGCAAGAAAAGATATGGCATATGAAGGTGATGCTAAAGTTGCCAACAACGGGTTCATAGAGCTCACCAGTTATGACTTCTATCGAACTGGAAGAACCATTTATGGCCAGCCTTTCCACCTTTGGGATTCATCCACTAAGGTTCTCACAGACTTCACAACCTCTTTTACATTCACTATTCACGGATCAGAATCCAATAGTAGTGTACTTGCTGATGGCTTTGCCTTCCACATGGCTCCTTTGAGTTTCACAACTCCACCCAACTCAGCCGGTGGCAATTTTGGACTATTCAACCTTTCCACACATTTTGGCATACCCCAAAATCAAATGTTTATGGTGGAATTTGACACATACCAAAATAAAGATTATGATCCTCTAGATCTAGAGCAACATGTTGGGATCAACAAAAATTCCCTCAAATCCATCAATTATACTAAGTTTGATATTGAAGGAAACAATGGGAAACAAGGTCATGCTTTAATTACCTATAATTCTTCTACCAAAAACCTTCTTGTGTCTTGGTCTTTCGATGGAGCTAGCACCCATACTCTGTCTTGTGAGATTGACCTCTCTGAAATCCTACCAGAGTATGTGACAGTTGGATTCTCAGCTGCAACTGGCCGCCGCTCGAAAACacaacacaacattcattcttgGGAATTCAACTCAACTTTGGATTCCACCGATTCTGAGGTAAACAGAAAGAAGAGGCAAAAAAGGATCATAGAAATTGTTGCAATGACTTGCTCAATAATTGTCTTGGTGCTTATGGTATGTGTTTGTCTTATCAAGAAAAGAATTGCCAAGCTTCTACATGATGATGGCAACAGCAGATACAAAGTAGTCGCCAATGACTTGGACGAAGCATCACTACCTAGAAGATTCGAGTACAAGGAATTAGCTCAAGCTACCAATGAGTTCTCAAATGATAGAAAGCTTGGAAGTGGAGGATCAAGTCAAGTTTACAAAGGTTTTCTAAGTCACTCAGGACGTGCGGTCGCAGTTAAGAGGATTTTCGCTGATATTCAAGGAGGCGAGAAAATATTCATCAATGAAGTGAAGATAATAAGCCGTCTTATACACAGAAACTTGGTGCAATTCATAGGGTGGTGCCACAACAAACAAGAGTTCTTCCTAGTTTTTGAGTACATGCCTAATGGAAGCCTAGACACTCATCTCTTTGGAAATAGAAGAGCTTTGCCTTGGGATGCAAGGTATAAGATAGCTTTAGGTGTGGCCACGGCACTTCATTATCTTCATGAAGATGCAGAACAATGTGTTCTTCATAGAGATATTAAGTCTGCTAACATTCTATTGGACACAGATTTTAGCACCAAGCTTTGTGATTTTGGCATGGCAAAATTGGTAGACCCAAGATTGAAGACTCAAAGGACAGGAGTTGTAGGGACATATGGGTACTTGGCACCAGAATATCTCAATGGAGGAAGGGCTAGCAAAGAATCAGACATATATAGTTTTGGGATTGTAGCTTTGGAAATTGCATGTGGAAGGAAGACTTACCAAGATGGAGAATATCATATTCCTCTAGTAAAGTGGGTATGGCAACTCTATGTGGAAGGGAATATTCTGAATGTTGCTGATGAAGGATTGAACAagaattttgatgaacttcaaaTGACATGCTTGCTTATAGTAGGACTATGGTGTACCAACCCGAATGCCAAGGAAAGGCCGAAAGCAGCACAAGTGATCAAGGTTCTTCAGCTTGAATCGCCGCTACCTGCACTTCCACATGATATGCATGATCATCCTCTTCAACCAACCATGGAGAATTTTAGAAATTCTTCTCAATCATCACCCATCACAAATAGCCTTGTCAATGATGGACGTTAGTTTTATGTAAAAGAAATTTAATTAATCAATTTGGTAAAGCAAGTTTTATGGGTTAGTGAGAGCTATGTTTTATAGCAAGTCCCTTTGATTTAAGGATGAAATTTTCAAGTGGCTATACAATATTGTCTATTTTCTAAGCAGAAATAAAATATTTCAcgtgaaacttaaattgcttttGTTAATTTGGTTATAAATCTGTGGCACAAGTTATATGacagaaaaatatttaaaaataattaaactcgAACAACAGAGACATTTTAACCTTTTGTCAATCTCATGCCACAATCTCTCCACAATTTCAAGCATCAATAGCTTGGTATTTTCATGTATCCTAATGCGAGAATCTAACTAACTGAGAGAAGGTAAGAGTACTTGGTCTATTTACCTTCAACACTGCTTACTAGAGACACTAGTTCAACATTCTTGGATTCTAAAGAGTGGTCAATAGCTACCTTGGAGTCTAAGCTTTCATGTGGAAGAATCAGAGCATTCCGATCAGCTCTAGGCACCAAAAACAGCATGCAAAGAGGACTGAGTCTCAGAACATTCCGTATCAAAATAGCTAACCAAAGGTTTTCGAACCGTGTTCTTGTGATCTTAAATATATGGAGCACAAATCCTCCAGCCCATGATGATGATAGAACTCCAACATTATCAATAGACATAAGCAAGGCAAAGAAGGTGCCTTCAATACCTGAGGGACAAAGCTTTGAGCTAAGCACAAGCATAGGCATCCATTTGAGCCTACTTGTCATTTGAGCTATGCTTTCGACTATCACAACAAAGAAATAGTCAGGTATACCAAAGTTGAGGTTCCATCTCAGGACCAGAACCAGATCAAGCATACCCGATAGACCGTACAGCAACTGAGTCCAGAAGAGAACGTCTCGGAATGCATAATCCTTTAGAGCATATTGGTAAAGTATTGCACCCAAAAGGGATCCCACTGAACTGATGGAGAATATAAAACCAACACTTTCCTGCATAGGAAATGAAAGGAAAAGATTAGTGGCAAGCAAGCAAGAAGCAATGAATTATATCAGGAATAAGATACTTTAATTAAACTAGGTAGAATGAAGCTATAAATGAGCACAAGGATCT is a genomic window of Arachis ipaensis cultivar K30076 chromosome B06, Araip1.1, whole genome shotgun sequence containing:
- the LOC107648528 gene encoding L-type lectin-domain containing receptor kinase IX.1-like; the protein is MLATLVCFHLHNCTMVSSLLLLLLTIFPSNVDPLHFNIINFSSVENARKDMAYEGDAKVANNGFIELTSYDFYRTGRTIYGQPFHLWDSSTKVLTDFTTSFTFTIHGSESNSSVLADGFAFHMAPLSFTTPPNSAGGNFGLFNLSTHFGIPQNQMFMVEFDTYQNKDYDPLDLEQHVGINKNSLKSINYTKFDIEGNNGKQGHALITYNSSTKNLLVSWSFDGASTHTLSCEIDLSEILPEYVTVGFSAATGRRSKTQHNIHSWEFNSTLDSTDSEVNRKKRQKRIIEIVAMTCSIIVLVLMVCVCLIKKRIAKLLHDDGNSRYKVVANDLDEASLPRRFEYKELAQATNEFSNDRKLGSGGSSQVYKGFLSHSGRAVAVKRIFADIQGGEKIFINEVKIISRLIHRNLVQFIGWCHNKQEFFLVFEYMPNGSLDTHLFGNRRALPWDARYKIALGVATALHYLHEDAEQCVLHRDIKSANILLDTDFSTKLCDFGMAKLVDPRLKTQRTGVVGTYGYLAPEYLNGGRASKESDIYSFGIVALEIACGRKTYQDGEYHIPLVKWVWQLYVEGNILNVADEGLNKNFDELQMTCLLIVGLWCTNPNAKERPKAAQVIKVLQLESPLPALPHDMHDHPLQPTMENFRNSSQSSPITNSLVNDGR